The window GGGGACAAGTTAAGCAGGCTAGGCGGTGGCTAGATGGGGGCTAGGCGGGGGCTAGGCGGTTccattgtttttaattttttaattaagttaAAGGATTTTCTAAATATCCCacttaattaatgaattttcaattttggtttttcttattttttttactgcATTTTTCAGTAATGAAGGTAATATGACTTAAGTTTTAACTTTTCTAAATTCTCAATacaagtaatatttttttttttttagagtgtaagtagacacttatttatatgttatataaaaaatttaattgaatCCGCCTATTCACTGCCTAACcatctaggcgctaggccccagtcTGCCTAACCATTTAGAACCTTGGTTACAATAATTTAGCTAATCAGTAAGTTTGGATTCAGGCAAGTGGCCCTCTACCACAGTAGCGGAGAGGAGTGTTGCCTTTACACCATAACGTGGGTCCGAACCTCGTCGGTTCCCTAATCTAACATATAATTtaacaaatctatcgtttgatcaaaaaaaaaaaaaaaaattcgaatcCAAAACGCATGGGTGGTAAGCCAACATTCTATTTACTAGGATATTTGTCcacataccaaaaaaaaaaaaaaaagtcattgcACAAAGTTTcataataatttgacaaaactaTCCTCTTCAATCTTTCTTCGTGAAATAAGCGAGTCCAACAAAAGCTAAACAATATCAGCATCTATCCAACGCAACTCTATCACTTAATTCTTGTCCAAGAACGCTGGGAAGCGGATATCATAGTTGGTTATGGAAGCTCAAGAAGTAGTAGAGGGGAAAAGCTTTATCTTTTAGCGTAACCGTCTTCTAGAAGAGTTTAAAATAAGTCATTTTTATTGTAATTATAAAAGGCCTATTAATCCTCTTCTCCCAATCATCTTATAAATTGGAGCTCAtgcttttatatatatgtatgatttTACACTAGGGGAAGGAAGAGTTCagctaaaccacacaatgggcaacctaatttggtattgaattcgccagaccatccacgagatttgaacctaagacctcttacttccaaatgaagaggaataccaccaaactATATTACTGAGTGGCAATATGATCAGAGCTAGACCCACAACGGGTTATTTTAGTTGTCTTTAAGAACCCATTGTGGGTTTAGTTCTGATCATATTGCCATTTAATACtccggtctggtggtattcctcttcacttggaagtgagaggttttaggttcgaatctcgtgaatggcgaatttgataccaaattaggttgcccattgtatggcttagccgaactctcccTCCCCTAGTGTACaaatattgatgtactaaaaaaaacaatattgacCTTAAGACAACTAAAAGAGCACTAAGATGCAGAGATATATGTTAAACACACAATTGTATGAGGTTAGCCAAGTGCTCGATAAACTGTCCcaccgaaaatttgaaaaacaattttGGCGTTGCACGCGTCATAGTTGGGATACAACGAGAATAGATTCTTGCATCCGCCTAGTGCTGGATTTGAGGGGAGCAGATTGTGCAATAGCACAAGGCCCCAAATTTTGGCTAATATATGATTACATAATCAGTTCTCCgatttcattattttgttttttgttcggGCAGAGAGAATGAAAAGGGATAAGAGGATTTAAGccttaatattattattttgttgctAAAAAATTAATGGTTGTCTCATAATTGTTGTTTATGCATTTGGATTAGTGTTTCTAATTTTTGCTTGTAAGTGTAACTTTGTCGATTGGTTTCAGCTTATAAGTGTATCTTTGTTTCTCTCTTGTGCCTTGGTGGGATTTTGATTGTCTGACTTTGatccaaacaaaaaaagtacatcaatattttcgTAGACATATAAATTACGGTGAAATAAATACTCATCAACAcattaaaattttgacatgCGAGGGTTTCATGTGGCATTCGTCATATGTCTCACAAATCGTATACATGATATGTGACTTATCAAAACGGGAAGAGTCATCAAGAATGACACGTCGACATTGGAcagaaataattaataaatttctttATTAATCCTTTAATCAACTTTAATATAactcaaacaaattaattgattaaatttaaaacaaatgaaTACCAAATCGAGGGAGAATGGCTAAATCAAGGATGGGCAAATTAATGATGAAATGTGATTAATTCAtttgattaaataaaaaagtatttGATTAAATCAAGATTATTTGATGAAGTCAAATTATGAACCAAGTCCAAATCAAGCTTGAGTTCCTTTGTCAATTAATCAAGTCTAAAATCAAGACCAAATCAAGCCTCAATCAAAGACTTGGAGAGCTAGCCTATAAATACGAGACTCCAAGACAAAGACGGGGTCCTCAGACATATCCTACACTCAAACATCTTCCCATCTCATAGACGCTCAGACACTCTACACACTCAGAAGACTTAGAAAGCTCAATGCATTATTCACCACACTCATGAAGAACATCAAGCACCACTACACATGCTGATTCCTCCATCACCACAAGTCAAACTCTTGCGACGTTCATTGGTTCGAAAACAAGTCACtatgacccttggatcaacatcCCTACACATACACTTTGCAGCCTCGAAGATAGAATTAGAGGATTAACATTTTGTATTAGAGATTGTAGCCCTAAACTTCATTGATACAAAATTTACCTTGTACACGTGAAAACATTGTACCCACGACCAGCACCATGAAGTAAAAACAAAGTGTCAGCTATCAACTATCGAACGTCCTCTTCCCCCTCCTCATTTATCCGGGCTTGAGACCAACAATTGTTTACCTTAACACTACTTGATAAAATTTGCAGAAATATGTGCACTATTTTTATTGTTGTAATTAAaacgaaaaaaaagaaaaagaaaaaagagagacagCACAGCACCTATTTTGTATAAAGTTTTTAGCGTCCATGTGGTATTGTGACGTGGGGAACTACCAAAGTAGCCGGAAGCGCACCTAGCTAGAGCTTTAAAGGGTAATGTTAGAAAGATTAAATTTggagattaaatttacaaattaaatgatgtgtcatcaatcaGAATAAACATGTTTATGAACGTGTAAGTAAAAaactaatcatcaacttccatattcTTTAGTTTTGAAAactttgtttacaaatttagtctctttaatattaaaatatcaatttcaaacaGGAACTACCAAAGAAGGCAGAGGCGCACCTAGAGCTTTAAAACTGTCAATTCAGTCAATACCCAATTCACTccttaatttctttcttttaccACTcagaccctctctctctctctctctctctctctctctctctctgacgaTGGGCACTGGTCAGATATGTAATGTTGTTCATGGGTTGAAGCCAGTGTTGTTAATGGTGGTGATTCAATTTGCACTTGCAGGAGTTAATATTCTCTATAAACTGGCCGCTCACGATGGAATGAATTTAAGGATTCTTGTTGCATATCGCTTCATTTTTGGAACCGCTTTCCTTCTTCCTATTGCTCTTTTCATCGAAAGGTGATAATTTGCAATTTTGcacttctctcttttcttcttataTAGAACTTATTTCTTGTTGTTTTTCCATAGAAGTTAAGATTTCTGAGTCAAGCAGTCGTCCACAGCTAACACTCTGTTGTCTTAACTTAACCATCTACACTAAATTTTCAACGTTAATCGCATTCTTCAAATCTGTGCCATATAAAAGCTaattgttgttattattatattagtttttttacagaaaaaaaaaaatcatactatTGCCTAGCTAGTGCTTTCTAGATTTGCGTTCTCACTCTTTTTGAAAAGTAGCTGCAGGATCTGTTTTTACAGTAATGTATGAGAACATTCAATGAGTTAATCATATACGCACGAGAAGTTTCATTGACTTAAACCCTGTGcaaactccaaaacaaaaagaagaaaaagagagctAGCAAGCAAACCCTATCTACTACTGTTTTTAAAACAATTGGTTGGTGTTTTTTGCATGCAGGAAGAGCAGGCCAAAGCTCACCTGGATGGTACTTTTGCAAGGATTTTTGTCTGGCTTGTTCGGGTGAGCAGCGTACCCATATGCACTGTCTTTCTTCAAAATCATGGTCTCCTCCTCCTATAGATTATATTTGGAAATATTATCTGTTTGGGGAGTAAGTAATAGTAATGGTTTATCTTGGTTGTGCATGCTGTAGATATTAGTGCTTAAAGTTGGTTGTCCACTAGTAATGGAAAGCCAACTGTAATATCTCTATGAATATGCATGTCCACAACTTCTGAATCTTGCACCAATATATCTTTCTAGGGTTCACAAAGCAGGATGTACAGTttttccatttaaaaaaaaaaaacacaaaaagagaaagacttacaaaatatGTGTACATCATCATAGTGATATCTCATgccaataaaataaagatatgcGTAAATTTTTGTTCACAGATTGTTGTTTTAATTAGTATGAGACGCCACGTAACGGTATACCAATATCATGTAAATTGGTTTTCTAAAAGATGGGGAAGGAAAGATAAAAAACAGATATGCTAAAATCATGTCTttaatgtgtgtatatatacatattcaagTATTTAAATGACTATTATTAATTAACATACAAAAATATTGCAGTGGATCGTTAGCACAAAATTTGTACATTGAAAGCTTAGCCTTAACATCGGCAATATTTGGTTCTGCCATAGCCCAACTCATCCCAGCCATTACTTTCATCTTGGCCGTCATCTTCAGGTAAATATATACGTGTTTTCTacccttattattattttgaaaattttcaacaatatttaagaaaaattagagCATAAGTGTTGAGAATAATTGGAGGAACTTTagtcttcaatttaaaaacGTGTGTATTGTTCTTGTACTCGTCTCAATGTGGAGCAGTGATTCATTTGAGTAACACCGTTAAAATTTTCGTAAAAAATTTAAAGGGTAATAAGAGATGAAGTTCTAACGGAGCTACCGAAAATGATCATCGGTCACTATATATAAGCGTGTGCACACATGAGAGTTGATTAACAGATACTTCGGCTTCAATCGATTGAGGAGAATGAACAATTGAACTAAGAAAAGTAAAATATACAATCAATGAGAAATTGAAGGCAAAATTAATGATACTTAACAtctatattattaatattatgatGATTTTCTTTAGGCTggagaagttgaatttgaaaaACCTAGCAGGGAAGGCAAAGGTGATGGGAACATTAATGGGAATAGGTGGAGCAATGCTTATGACCTTTTATAAAGGTATGGAAATCAACATATGGTCCACGCATGTTGACCTTATACATACTAATCGGCAACAACACAGCCAATTGGCATCAACACCGCATACAGACACTGGTAATCAACTATTGGGTTGTCTACTGGCCTTCGCAAGCTGTTTGTGCTACGCTATATGGCTCATTATCCAGGTGATTCTCTTAATTACCAAAGTATTTATAAACCCACCATTTTATGTTGGCTTCATTTTTAGGTAATCTAATTTAACTAATGAAGACTGGgagctataaaaaaaatttcaatcatgTTCTCTAGTTTTAGAAATTAGGATTCTTTAGAGCATCAAAAAGTCTACctcaataataacaaaaaataaaagacagcattattgttttctaactAAAATATCACATAAGATGTAGCATGACGTGGATTGATATATTTTTAGtgattaataaatattttttttctaaaaatactTATCACAATtatgaaaagtaaataatgCAGTAAATAAGATAGACCTTTGTCACTCTTATTTCTTTGACATAAACcccacttattttcatttttaaaacatcctaataaaactcaaaatttaaatgaaattccATGTAAACAAATAAGTGACCTGTTATTACAAAATACAAATTATGCCATAAAATCCCCTAGTTATGTCAAATAAATGTATTACTCACCTTAATTGTTAAAATAACTGGCATACTATTACTAAAGTATTCACTTATGGTTttcctcacgattttgttttatgcttgtctaaaaatcatatatttCCTCGCTAAAATCATATATTCAATTTGCAGCTCAAAGGCCTATAAATTATTAACAATAAGTTCATAAATTACTATTTTAAAACATTATACTAATTTATCTATATCGAAGTTGTTTCAATATACTAATTCATATATATGTAATTTAGTTTacctatatataaatattttttataaaataattaaatacatTTTGTTATAAATATATGGTGCagataatttacctatatttatcTGTacaatgtaggtaaattatgtttcaatcaaataacattcccttattttgtaggtaaattattttgtgcacattttattataaatatatgtataaataaacTATCTATActaatatgtaaaaaaaaaaaaaaattatgtttgaaGCCAAAaacatttctttattttgtaggtCATTTATTTTGATCACATCTTATTATAAATATATGCGTAACTTACCtacatacaaaaaaatttatgctaaaataatatacctatatacaaaGTTTTCTGACAAACTAATTTACCACAATTTTGTACGTAAATTATTTAGCACGTATGATTACATATTTTAAGaacatttttctttaaatatatgtgcaataatttacctatatttatatgtaaataCGGTTGGCatattgaaaaggaaaaaagtgtATAAAAATGCCAAATTTTATGCAAATTAGAAAAACAACtaagaaattgaaaaaagtttgtaaaataaatcATGACATTGAATATATATTTTCTCAATCTGCATAACCTATATACTATACATTTGATTGTCTGAAATAAGctgtaaaataaatataataagtTACAAACCCAATGGGCGTAGGCACCAAATATACaaaatgaggatcctctccggttTATGAGGATCCCACAGATCCTCCAATTAGGGGAGTAGGCTAAACCTCACAATATGCTAACAATAATGTTGgcctttgg of the Pyrus communis chromosome 1, drPyrComm1.1, whole genome shotgun sequence genome contains:
- the LOC137749050 gene encoding WAT1-related protein At1g25270-like, translated to MGTGQICNVVHGLKPVLLMVVIQFALAGVNILYKLAAHDGMNLRILVAYRFIFGTAFLLPIALFIERKSRPKLTWMVLLQGFLSGLFGGSLAQNLYIESLALTSAIFGSAIAQLIPAITFILAVIFRLEKLNLKNLAGKAKVMGTLMGIGGAMLMTFYKGMEINIWSTHVDLIHTNRQQHSQLASTPHTDTGNQLLGCLLAFASCLCYAIWLIIQAKMGVTYPCYYSSTALMSAMGSIQTVGYALCKEREWSQWKLGWNIRLLTVAYSGIMATGLSVTIIALCIRMRGPLFVSVFNPLMLVLVAILASLVLEEKLHLGSVLGAVLIVCGLYGVLWGKGKEIEKMSNSVPSTTFHHQDSGSIDIVTMPPDNNKGNSNNIESLTNNIAPKATSSAVSRIH